CACTGAAAACTTTAAATACTTTGACAAGGGTTCAATGGCCACTGTCGGACGTGCTAGAGCGGTTGTAGATTTGGGCAACTTCCACATGAAAGGATTTTTAGCTTGGGCTACTTGGATGTTTGTTCACTTAGTTTCTATATTTGGATTCAGAAATCGTGTGGTTACTTTTGTGAACTGGACAATTAAATTCTTAACGAGAAACTCAGGTATCCGTTTAATTATCCACAAATACAATCGCCCGGAGCCGAGCAAACCTGTTGTATCGGTTTCTGAACAACAATAATTGAAAACAAAACAAACTAAACATATGAGAAGGCTGTCTATAGAAATAGATAGCCTTTTTTATTGCTATCTAGGGTCTTTGAGAGGCTGATCTGTTAAAAGATGTTAATCTGACCCGTTGTTGAGACGAAAGGCATCAGTATTGCGTTATTAGTGTAGTAAAAAGTAAAAGAGTAAAAATTTCATAATTTAGGTTAATAATTGGTTTGGTAAAAATCCTGAGGTTCCCCGCCTCAGGATTTTTTATGTAAGGTGGCTTTCAGATGGTTTGTAGTCCATGCGCCAGCTATTACTGCTCCAACAAGTCCTGCAAAGCTTTTATTGAAATAAGATTTGTATTTTTGAGTTTCACCAACAACATCATCATGACAAATAAAGACATAGCTAAAGTATTCAAATTATGTGGACAGCTTATGGAGCTTCACAATGAGAATCCTTTCCGAACAAAAGCTATGGCAGGCGCTGCCTTTCGTATCGACAAATTGCCGTTTGCTGCTAGCGGATCTAATCTAGAAGAGCTTAGCGAGCAACCGAATATTGGGAAAAGCACCGCCGAAAAGATTATGCAGGTGATAACGACAGGAACTTTCCCTGATTTGGAGAAGTTGTTGGAGAAAACGCCTGAGGGTATTGTTGAAATGCTGAAGATAAAAGGATTAGGCCCTAAGAAGATTCAAATTATTTGGAATGATCTGGCAATTGAGTCAGTCGGCGAACTATATTATGCTTGCAATGAGAATAGATTGGTCGAAGCGAAAGGGTTTGGATTAAAGACGCAAGAAGACATCAAGAAGGCGATCGAATTCTCGATTGCCAATCAGGGTTGGTATTTGTTTGCTAAAGTCTTAAACTCTGCTCATACGATCCTTGCTTCACTGAAGGCAAGCTTGAAAGATTATCAGGTAGAATTTACGGGTGATTTCCGTCGCAAAGCGGAGGTATTACAACATGTGGAGCTTATTACTGACGCGCCAAACGAAGTCGCCATAGAAGCGATTAGAGCGCTTGATAATGAGTTTGCCGTCGACACTGAACACTTGACCCTTAACTTTCGTGACGAAAATAATACGCCTTTTAAGGTCCACCTGAGCAAGACGGATGACTTCGCTAAGAATTTGCTATTGACTACCGGCTCTGCTTTGCATATTGAACTATTAAAGGGCTTTGGAGAAATACCATCATTAGATAGCGAGGATGCCATCTATTCAGCATTGGGCTTAGCTTATATTGAACCCGAGCTGCGCGAAGGAACGAATGAAATCGAGCTTGCAAAAAACAGCGCCCTTCCTCGTTTAATTACTTATGCTGATCTGAAAGGCTCGCTGCATAACCACTCGACTTATAGCGATGGGGTTCACAGCTTAAAAGAAATGGCGCAATATCTTCGTGATGAATTGAAGATGGAGTACTTAGGTATATGTGATCACTCCAAGACCGCGGTCTATGCAAATGGTCTTTCTATCGAGCGCTTAGAACAACAATGGGCGGAGATCGACAGATTAAATGCAGAACTGGCACCCTTCAAAATATTCAAGGGCATTGAGTCGGATATTCTTTCCGACGGCTCTCTCGATTATCCCGATGACGTGTTAGCAAAGTTTGACTTCGTTGTTGCCTCTATCCATAGCAACTTAAAGATGGATGAAGAAAAGGCGACCACGCGCTTGATCAAAGCAATCGAAAACCCCTACACCACAATGCTAGGACATCCTACGGGCCGATTACTCTTGTCTCGCGCGGGCTATCCAATCGATTTTAAGAAAGTGATCGACGCATGCGCAGCGAACAATGTTGTGATTGAAATCAACGCAAATCCTCTTCGCTTAGACCTAGATTGGCGTTGGCATCAATACGCTTTAGATAAAGGAGTTTTACTTTCAGTAAACCCGGATGCTCACCGCAAGGAAGGCTTCCTGGATATGGAATTCGGCATCTACGTGGCAAGAAAGGGAGGTCTATCTGCGGAAAGATGTCTGAATGCTTTTTCGTTAGAGGAGATTACGACCTACTTCAATAATCGCAAGTCGAAGGCTTAATGCTTAAATTAATTTAAAAGTCTATTTATGATCAATTTGAAACCGTTATTCATCGGTTTAGCGATGCTTTCTGGCATTTCAGCGCCACAGGCGCAACTGATGAAGGCAAAAGAAATATATACCAAAGCAGATTCATTACGCGGAGAACTTACTCCCCTACGCACCTGCTATGACATCAAATATTATCACCTGGATGTGAAAGTTGATATTGATAATAAGTTTATCTCTGGCAGCAATCTATTTAAGTTTGCAGCCGAAGATCGCTTCAATAAACTTCAATTTGATCTGTTCGACAATCTATCGGTCGACAAGGTGGAGTATCGGGGCAAGGCTCTACCATTTACACGAGAGTACAATGCGGTCTTCGTCACGTTTCCAGGTTATATTGAAAAGGGAAAATTAGACTCCTTTACTGTCCATTATTCGGGCAATCCAATTCAGGCGACGCGTGCTCCTTGGGACGGAGGGTTTGATTGGAAGAAAGATAGTCAGGGTAAGCCTTGGGTAGCAACGGCTTGTCAGGGGCTTGGTGCGAGCGTATGGTGGCCGAACAAGGACCATCAATCCGATGAAGTGGATGGCATGTTGATCTCTGTAGCAGTTCCCAACGGATTGATGAATGTTTCGAATGGCAGGTTGGTTAAAACCGAGAAGATAAAGGGCGGATATACCAAGTATCATTGGAAAGTGGACAATCCGATCAACAATTATAATATCGCTTTAAATATTGCTGATTACGCACATTTCCAAGAGACTTATGCTGGCGAGAAGGGGCCGCTGTCGTTAGACTATTATGTATTGCAGGAAAACAAGGATAAGATTGAACATCTGAAAAAGAATGCAAACGAAACACTAAAGGCATTCGAACACTGGTTTGGCCCATATCCCTTTTATGAGGATGGTTATAAACTTGTAGAAACTGCGCATTTAGGCATGGAGCATCAGAGTGCAATCGCCTACGGAAATAAATTTAAAAACGGCTATTTGGGAAGCGATGCCTCACGGTCAGGATGGGGTCTAAAATGGGACTTCATTGTTGTCCACGAGTCTGGACATGAGTGGTTTGGAAACAACATCACAGCCAAAGACCTAGGCGATATGTGGATACATGAGAGTTTCACGAACTATTCCGAAGCACTTTTTATCGATTATTTTTACGGCAAAAAGGCAAGTCAAGCTTATGTCAATGGGAATCGACGTGGCATCCAAAATGATATCCCGCTTCAGGGTCCATATAACGTAAATAAAGAAGGTTCGGGCGACATGTATAACAAGGGCGGCGTTCTGCACAATATGATCCGCACCATGATCGATGACGATGAAAAGTGGCGATCGTTGCTACGCGGAATGAATGCAAAATTCTATCATCAGACCGTCAATTATCAAGACATCCTAAACTACATGAACGAGCAAAGTGGAATCGATCTGACGAAGGTCTTCGAACAGTATGTTCAACACAGGAGCATCCCTACGTTAGAGATCATTGAAAACAGCCCTGGAGTATTCATGATTCGCTGGATTTCAGAAGTGGAAAACTTCGATATGCCGGTTCATATTTTTGATAAAGATGGTAACCGTCAATTGATAAAACCAACCAGCAAGTTCAAGCTGATGCGACTGGACGGCCTTACAAAAGAAAACATTGGGGTTGACACTTTTAACTATTACATCGGCGTATCCATACAATAAAAAAACCAACTGATACGTTATTTCTACCAGATTGTAAATCATTGTTAAATGGCTTAGTTAAAAGATGATTTTTCTCAGGGAGTAATTATTTAAAAACCATTTTTTTTCATTAGGTTTGCATAAAATTTTTAATTATACTTTCACATATAAATGGGGCTTTTTAATTGGTTTACGCAAGAAGTTGCAATAGACTTGGGTACAGCTAACACCCTAATCATTCACAATGATAAAGTAGTAGTTGATGAACCTTCGATAGTTGCCTTCGACCGCACGACAAACAAAGTGATTGCGATTGGTCGTCAGGCTATGCAGATGGAGGGAAAAACTCACGATAATATAAAAACGGTAAGACCATTACGTGATGGTGTTATAGCAGATTTTACGGCTGCTGAGCACTTGATTCGCGGTATGGTTAAACTCGTAAATAATGGTAAGAGTTGGTTCTTCCCATCTTTGCGCATGGTCGTTTGTATACCTTCCGGTATAACGGAGGTTGAGAAACGCGCTGTTCGCGACTCTGCGGAGATTGCAGGAGCAAAAGAGGTTTATTTGATCCACGAGCCTATGGCTGCTGCTGTTGGTATCGGGATTGACGTTGAAGAGCCCGTTGGAAACATGATCATCGATATTGGTGGTGGTACTACGGAAATTGCTGTAATAGCGCTATCTGGTATTGTATGCGACCAATCTATCCGTGTTGCCGGAGACAATTTCGACTCTGATATCGTTCAATACATTCGTCGTCAGCATAACATCATGATTGGAGACCGTACAGCGGAGAAAATCAAGATCGAAGTTGGTGCTGCTCTACCTGAGCTTACTGATCCACCTGAGGATTTCGCTGTTCAAGGTCGTGACCTTATGACCGGTATTCCTAAACAGATTACGGTTTCTTATACCGAGATTGCACACTGTTTAGACAAATCAATTTCTAAAATTGAAGAAGCTATCCTTAAAGCATTAGAGATTACCCCTCCGGAACTATCCGCAGATATTTATCAAACTGGTATCTATTTGACTGGTGGTGGTGCTTTATTAAGAGGATTAGACAAGCGTATTCAAGCAAAAACTAAGTTACCAGTACATGTTGCAGAAGATCCACTTCGCGCCGTAGTAAGAGGTACAGGTATTGCGTTGAAAAATATAGGACGCTTCAAGTTCTTAATGCAGTAATAATAAACTGAGATATATTTATTCGTTGCGCGATATAATGTTCTTTTTAAACGTTATATCGCGTAGCTATTAAAAGACAACAAGAATGAAAAACCTTTGGCTTTTCTTGGTTAGATACAATGCCTTCTTTTGGTTTGTACTCTTCTTTACTGTTGCTTTAATCTTGGTTGTTCAAAATAATCGCTATCAACGTTCGTCCTTTATCAACTCTTCCAATGTCGTTGTGGGTTCTTTCTACGACAAATTAAATTCGTGGAAGAGCTATCTAGCTTTGGATGAAGCGAACAAGAATTTAGCACAGGAGAACGCATTATTACGTCAGCAATTACAGAACTACATCTTAAAAGACACTGTCGATTCCATTTCATTACAAGATTCAATTGAAGAAAACCGTTATCAATTCGTAATGGGTGAGGTTGTAAACAACAGTATACATCAGAAGAGTAATTTCATTACGATCAATAAAGGAGCACTCGATGGCGTCCAGAAAGGACTTGGCGTTATTACATCCAATGGTGTGGTAGGCATTGTTTTGAATGTATCTCCACATTTTAGCACCATACAGTCCCTACTCCATCCCGACACGCGTATTTCAGTGACCCTGGACACGACCAATGTATTTGGTGCCTTAGTGTGGGGAAATAATGTAGACCCACAATATGCGATGGTAAAGGATATCCCGAATCACGTAAAAGTTCAGAAGGGACAAAAGATCTATACATCGGGGTTCTCTTTATTCCCTAAAGGGATTGAGATCGGCTCGGTGGAAGAGACAGGAATACAATCTGGTGAAAGCTTTTTAGATGTGCGCATTAAATTAAGAACGAACTTCAGCAACTTGAACCATGTTTATGTGGTAAAAGATCTGCTGGAAAATGAAAAGAATCAGTTAGAGGAGCTGACGGAAGACAACAATGGGTAAAGTTTTTATTTTCAATATCGTTCGCTTCATTGTATTGATTGCAATGCAGGTAGTCTTGTTCAAGAACATTGGATATTATAACCTTGCGACTCCATTTCCGTATATTCTTATTATCTTTTTGTTACCAATCGGTACTCCCAATTTTATATTATATCTTATTGCTTTTCTGACCGGACTGACAGTGGATGCCTTTTATGATACCATAGGAGTACATGCAGCGGCTTCCGTTGCTTTGGTATGGTTCAGAACATTCTTCTTTAACATCACCCTAGACGTCGATGTTCAGGGTTCCTTCGAAACCCCTTCATTAGGCATAATGGGAAATAAGTGGTTTTTTTCTTATATTTCCATAGGTACTTTAATTCATCATATCGTATTGTTGCACGTGGAATATTTCAGCTTTAACAATTATCTGAGCACTTTATTCAGCATTTTGTTAAGCTCCATATTCACGATATTGCTGATCATCCTGATGAGTTTATTGTTCTACAAAAGGAAATCGCGCTTATTAGGTAATTAACATTTGTTACGGTCATTTCATTCATGAATAATAGTTTCTTCAACCGTAAATTCGTCATTCAAGGAATCTTCATAGCCATTGCATTGGTTATAGTCGCAAGGCTTTTCTATCTGCAAATTATCGATGACCGGTATCTGCTATCGGCCAACAATAATGTGATGCGGAAGGTTATTGTCTATCCTGCTCGTGGAGTTATTTTAGACCGCGACGGACAGGTACTTGTTCAAAACGAGCCGGTATATGATATCATGGTGACCCCGAGAGAGGTCAAAGATATCGACACCGTCTTGCTTTGCAATCTATTAAATATCGACACAGCCGATTTCAATACACGCATGAAGAAAGCAAAGGCGCATTCGCCCTATCGCGCTTCGCAGTTTATGAAACAGGTCAGCTCGATAACCTTCGCGAAGTTTCAAGAACATCTATATAAGTTTAGAGGATTCTATTATCAAAACCGTACCGTTAGAAGTTATCCGGACAGTATCGCTGCGCAATTCCTCGGATACATCCAAGAGGTCAACGAGCGAGATATCGAAAAGTCAGATGGCTTTTACCGCCCTGGTGATTATATCGGTGCTTCCGGCGTAGAAAGAGCTTATGAGGATCTTTTACGCGGCAAACGAGGTGTTAAGAACCAAATGGTCGATGCGTTGAACAGACCGAAGGGAAGTTTTATGGAGGGAAAATACGATACGGTCGCTGTTACAGGTGATGGACTGGTATCCTCCCTAGATAAAGACCTGCAGGTGTTAGCAGAGAAAATGATGAAGAATAAGCTGGGATCAGTCGTAGCTATCGAGCCTTCGACGGGTGAAATCTTAACCTTCGTCAGCAGTCCTTCCTACAATCCGAATATGATGGTTGGTCGCGACTTGGGCAATAACTATATGAAGTTGCTCTACGACGAGACGAAACCCATGTTTATCCGCCCAATACAGGCCTCCTACCCTCCAGGCTCGGTATTTAAAGTCGTGGCAGCATTGACGGGACAACAAGCGGGCGTTATCAATGAACAGTCGGTATTTTATTGTCCTGGTGGTTATCGCTATGGCGGCGGTCGCGCGATTATGCGCTGTACCCACGTCGATGGTGCCACAGGATTAGTGAAGTCCATCAAAATGTCCTGCAATACCTACTACGGCTATGTATATGCCAAGATGATTGATTCCAGAGGGATGAGTGGACCGAAAGCATATGACCTTTGGCGTGAAGCGCTTGGTAAGTTTGGTCTAGGACATCGCTTAGGGATTGACCTTCCAGGAGAAAAACCAGGATTGGTTCCTACCTCAGATTTTTATACAAAGCGCTACGGCAATGGCTCTTGGCGTTCAGGATATAACATCTCCCTATCCATCGGGCAAGGAGAGCTAGGTATTACGCCTTTGCAAATGGCGAATATTATGGCAATTGTTGCCAACCGTGGATTCTATTATCGTCCGCACCTAATCAAAGGAATCGGAGAGAAAAAGATCGTCAAAGAAGAGTTTACCGAAAAGATATTTGCCGGTGTTGATGCCAAATATTACGAGCCAGTGATCGAAGGCATGAGCCAAGCGGTCAATCAGGGCGGTACAGGCGCAGCCTCACGTATTCCAGGGATAGAGATGTGCGGAAAGACAGGAACTGTACAAAACCCGCACGGGGAAAACCATGCTGTATTCTTTGCTTTTGCACCTCGTCATAACCCAAAAATCGCAATCGCTGTCTTCGTAGAGAATGCTGGTTATGGTGGTACTTGGGCAGCTCCGATTGCATCTATGCTCGTTGAGAAATACTTGAAAGATACCATCACCTTACCGAAGTATATCCAAGATCGCGTTTATAATGCTAATCTTCTTCCGAAGCCGAAGAAACCGAAGGAAACCGAAGTCAAAAAAGACAGCACTAAAAACCCGAAGGATAGTACAAAAAATAAAACGACAGCACCCTTAAAGTCTGCAGCACGAGACCCGAAAAAAGAACAAAGCGCAGTATTAGTACATCATAGCCAAGTGAGAAGAACACATGAATAGCCTTCAAGAAAAAAGCTTTTTCGGACGAATTGACTGGATAACCATCCTACTGTGGTTCACCTTATGTCTTATTGGTTGGTTTAATATTCATGCCGCGGTCTACGATCCGGAAAACCCCGGGATTTTCAACCTCGCCACGAACTACGGCAAGCAATCCATATATATCTTTACGGCATTAATCATCGGGATCTGTATCCTTATTATCGATTCCCGCTTCTTTATGTCTTCTGCACCGATAATCTATTTTATTGTCGTTCTGCTCTTAATCCTTGTGTTGGTGGTAGGTAGAAACGTCGCAGGAAATCAGGCTTGGATCCCATTGGGAAGCTTCCGTCTTCAGCCCTCGGAGTTTGGAAAACTCGCCACCTGTTTAACACTAGCCTACTATCTCAGTAATCAGACCAACAAGAACCCGAATCTAAAGACCCTATTCGTTGGGGCATGTATTGTCCTATTTCCCGTAGCGTTAGTTATGCTGCAACCGGATACTGGTTCTGCATTGGCATTCTTCTCGCTAACCTTTGTATTCTATAGGGAAGGATATTTGAGCACCGGATTTTTAATTATTGGCGGTTTAGCGATCTTCTTGTTCGTCATAGCGTTATTGATCAACCAATGGATCATTATCGGCTGCATCGCTTTAATCTGCGGTTTCTTTGCATTCACGATGCGGAAAAAGCGGAAGAACGTCATCAACATGGCCATTCTATTTGTTGCTTCATCCGTCTATGTATTATGTGTCGACTTCGCATACGAGAAAATATTGCAGCCGCACCAAAGAAATCGTATCGACATTGTCTTGGGAAAAATCGACGATCCAAGAGGTGGTGGATATAACTTAAACCAATCGAAAATAGCAATTGGATCCGGACAGTTATTCGGCAAAGGTTACCTTCAGGGCACTCAAACAAAATACAACTTCGTACCTGAGCAAAGTACCGACTTTATTTTCTGTACCATCGGTGAGGAATGGGGATTCGTAGGATCGGTCGTATTGATAGCCATCTATCTGACCTTGCTGCTGCGCATTGTGAATATTGCAGAACGACAGCGGACGGCCTTCGCTAGGATCTACGCCTATGGCGTAGCCTCCATCCTATTCTTCCACTTCTTTATCAATATCGGCATGACCATCGGTTTAGTACCAGTTATCGGGATTCCATTGCCTTTCATTAGTTATGGAGGTTCCTCGTTATGGTCGTTTACAATATTATTGTTTATTCTCTTGCGCTTCGATTCCTCAAGAAAAGGAACCGTCGGGATCTAAATACGATCTAGCACCATTTTGATTGCATTATCGATGATTTCCTGCGGATTTTCACAGAATGTTTCTTGAACCCGACTCGCCAAAATAGCATTGATCGAAATCGCATGATGCCCAAGCATATTGCTCAACGCGTAGATCCCCGCTGTTTCCATCTCCAGATTCGTAATCTTTCTTTGGCCGACAGCAAACTGATTCGCGAGCTTTATTAATTGTGGATAGGAATTATTCGTCCTTAAGGATCGTCCTTGGGGGCCGTAGAAGCCAGGCGCAGTCATCGTAACACCTTTAGGCATATCAAATGCAAACTTCGCTAACAACTTCTCTGAAGCATGTCCTACGTAAGGTTTAAAGGTGAGGTCTTCAAAACTATCGATTACCGCCGCTTGTATGGCTGTTTCGGTTTCGGTATAGGGTTTCTTATAGTACTGCATCAACGTATCAAAGCCAATCGCATATTCGCTGGCCAAAACAGTTCCAATGGCAATATTTCCTTGAATAGAACCCGAAGTCCCAATACGAATAATATCTAAGGATTTAATCTCCTCCTTCAGCGTCTTTGTTTCAAAGTCAATATTCACTAAAGCGTCCAGTTCATTCAAGACAATATCGATATTATCAGTACCTATTCCAGTCGAGATTACTGTAAGTCGCTTATCGCCAAGAAAGCCAGTATGTGTAATGAACTCACGCTTTCCTTTTCTAACTTCAATATTATCGAAATACTTAGATACCTCAGCTACGCGGTCGGGATCTCCAACAAAGATAACCGTGTCTGCAATGTCTTCAGGTTTTAAATTAAGATGATAGATGCTCCCATCAGCATTGATAATCAGTTCAGAATCGTTAATCATATGGTCCGTAAATAGTCTACTTCAATCCCCTCGATGTTGTCCAATTTTCCGACAACCTCGTTTACCTGTAATTTACGCATTTCTACATGAATTGTACAGGTTGTATCAAAGTTTTGACTAAGTACTTTTAGATCATATTCCTTCACGATTTTCATCACATCGTTCATCTGCAAATAATCAAAATGAACGGCATAGACATCATTTACTGTTCGCTCCACGACTTCCGCTACGTCGATAGCTTCTTGTGTCGCTGTTTTATAGGCATTTATCAAGCCCGGCACTCCCAATAAGGTGCCACCGAAATAACGCACCACGACGACCAATACATTCGTTATATCTTGCGAGAGCAATACATTTAAAATGGGGCGTCCCGCCGTGCCGGAAGGTTCCCCATCATCATTGACGCGGAAGATACTCCGATCGGGCGTAAGGCGATATGCCCAGCAATGATGTCGAGCTTTGGGATGCTCGGCTTTCAATTGCGCAATAATCTCTTTCAATTTATTCTCATCCCGAAAAGGATAAGCGTAGGCGATAAATTTACTTCCTTTATCTCTAAAAATTCCATCTGCGGGTTCCGCAATGGTTCTATAGGTATCGTCGAATAAACTCACAGCAATGCTATTAATAATACGGATATGATCGCCAAAAGTACCCCAATTTTATTGTAATTGCTAAGTTTTTCTCGAAACAGCAAAACCCCAACAAGTGCTCCAACAGAGATTACGCCGATATTCATCGCCGTAAAAACTAAAGACGGATTCTCCGGCAATGCCTTATGCGCCTTCATATAAAAGACGATGTTTCCAAAATTGAACAATCCCAATACTCCACCATAGGCAACAGCACGAACATCCAAAGCCTGTTTTTTGATGAACAATAGATAACACAAGAATAATAGAGCAAAACCCAATGCCAATACGAAAACAATCCATAACGACGACATGTAAGTAATGCCCGCCAATAATGCAATCTGTTTAAAAAGAATATCGATGATCCCCATCCCGACGAAGACCATTAAGGGAAATACCCAATAGTTCCTTTCATTGCTCGTGTTCTGCTTATTCCATCCAATGGAGAATACGATTGCAAGCAAGCCAACCCCAATACCGATTAGATTTTTGGGAACAATCTTTTCCCCCATAAAGAGGAATGCCGCCAACAAGGGAATAAAAAGCGAAAGCCTTTGCGCGACCTCCGTTTTAACGATCCCACCGTATCGAATAGACATCGCGATACAAATAAAGATTGTTGGCAATAGGAAACCAAGGGGAATATAAAGGTTCCATGGAAGCGAACTATTCCAGACAATCAACTCGGGTTTTAACACGAAATAAGTCATCAACAGCGCGACTGGATAATTCCACACCAACAACTGAAGATAATTAACACCCTTTTCGCGTGCAATCTTAATGATAACGGCTACGGTTACCGAACAAAAGACAGATATTAAAACAAACAACATATCGACAATATTCTATTGTAAACTCAGACCAGTTTATGGCCGAACAAAGATATCTAAATCAGTTCGCTAGACGCGATCGAGTTAAGAATATTTCGAAAACTAGATGTTTCAACATGAAAAAATCAGTTTTTTCGATGATAAAATTTAATAAAAAACCGATTATTTT
The DNA window shown above is from Sphingobacterium hotanense and carries:
- a CDS encoding YigZ family protein, giving the protein MSLFDDTYRTIAEPADGIFRDKGSKFIAYAYPFRDENKLKEIIAQLKAEHPKARHHCWAYRLTPDRSIFRVNDDGEPSGTAGRPILNVLLSQDITNVLVVVVRYFGGTLLGVPGLINAYKTATQEAIDVAEVVERTVNDVYAVHFDYLQMNDVMKIVKEYDLKVLSQNFDTTCTIHVEMRKLQVNEVVGKLDNIEGIEVDYLRTI
- a CDS encoding EamA family transporter, whose protein sequence is MLFVLISVFCSVTVAVIIKIAREKGVNYLQLLVWNYPVALLMTYFVLKPELIVWNSSLPWNLYIPLGFLLPTIFICIAMSIRYGGIVKTEVAQRLSLFIPLLAAFLFMGEKIVPKNLIGIGVGLLAIVFSIGWNKQNTSNERNYWVFPLMVFVGMGIIDILFKQIALLAGITYMSSLWIVFVLALGFALLFLCYLLFIKKQALDVRAVAYGGVLGLFNFGNIVFYMKAHKALPENPSLVFTAMNIGVISVGALVGVLLFREKLSNYNKIGVLLAIISVLLIALL
- a CDS encoding nucleoside phosphorylase; amino-acid sequence: MINDSELIINADGSIYHLNLKPEDIADTVIFVGDPDRVAEVSKYFDNIEVRKGKREFITHTGFLGDKRLTVISTGIGTDNIDIVLNELDALVNIDFETKTLKEEIKSLDIIRIGTSGSIQGNIAIGTVLASEYAIGFDTLMQYYKKPYTETETAIQAAVIDSFEDLTFKPYVGHASEKLLAKFAFDMPKGVTMTAPGFYGPQGRSLRTNNSYPQLIKLANQFAVGQRKITNLEMETAGIYALSNMLGHHAISINAILASRVQETFCENPQEIIDNAIKMVLDRI